In Solimonas sp. K1W22B-7, the DNA window GCGCCTGATGTCCTACGGCGCGCACGACACCATCAACTGACCGGGGCATGAGCGCCGCGCTGCAGCTGCCTCCCTTGCCGCAGCTGCCGAAGGCGGCGCGGGTCTGGGTGGCCTTCAGCGGCGGCTGCGACTCCACCGTCCTGCTGCAGCTGCTGTCCCAGGCCGGCCTGGGGCGGCGCCTGCGTGCGGTACACGTCCACCACGGCCTGCAGGCCGCCGCCGCCGACTGGCCGGCACATTGCCGCCGCGTCTGTCGCCGGCTCGGCGTGCCCCTGAGCCTGGAATCCGTCACCGTGGACCGCCGCCACCCCGGCGGCACCGAGGCGGCGGCGCGCGAGGCGCGCTACCAGGCCCTTGGGGCCCTGATGGCTCCGGGCGACTGCCTGGTGACCGCCCACCACCGCGACGACCAGGCCGAAACCCTGCTGCTGCGCCTGTTGCGCGGCACCGGCGTGGCCGGCATGGCGGGCATGCAGCCGCTGACTGCCTTCGGCCCTGGCTGGCTGTGGCGTCCCCTGCTGGACCTGCCGCGCCACGCCCTGCGCGAACACGCCCACCGGCAGGGGCTGGAATGGGTGGAAGACCCCCACAACCGCGACCCGGCCTACGCCCGTTCCTGGCTGCGCCGGGAGGTCATGCCGCGGCTGCAGCAGCGCTGGCCCCAGGCCGCCGAGAGCCTGGCGCGCTACTCGCGCCATGCCGCCGAGGCCAAGGGCCTGCTGGCCGAGCTGGCGCAGATCGACCTGCAGATCGCCGATGTGGCCGGCGGGC includes these proteins:
- the tilS gene encoding tRNA lysidine(34) synthetase TilS; translated protein: MSAALQLPPLPQLPKAARVWVAFSGGCDSTVLLQLLSQAGLGRRLRAVHVHHGLQAAAADWPAHCRRVCRRLGVPLSLESVTVDRRHPGGTEAAAREARYQALGALMAPGDCLVTAHHRDDQAETLLLRLLRGTGVAGMAGMQPLTAFGPGWLWRPLLDLPRHALREHAHRQGLEWVEDPHNRDPAYARSWLRREVMPRLQQRWPQAAESLARYSRHAAEAKGLLAELAQIDLQIADVAGGLSIRVLRELSAARRNNLLRHWLERAGRLPPPAALLERLERELLAARPDATPRLPHDGAELRRYRDVLYLLPALPPAPKGVDLAWPPRRRELALPAGCGRLQLPRAPTRPLIVRFSAGGEELRPVGSKHRRSLKNLFQEAGIPVWIRQRTPLVYAGKELLAVAGFWRAEKSPEFTWQHELPGVPAELCQPKH